The Candidatus Margulisiibacteriota bacterium DNA window GCCGTCAGGAATGTAAAGCTGGGATATTATGAGCAATCAACAAAGAAATACACTGATTGCGCTTCTATCGACAAGAAGCTTGAAATTTCCAACTGTACAGGGAATATTTCATTAAAGGACGGAGAAATATTGGTCCATGCGCACATCACGCTCGCGGATTTTGAAGGAAAAGCTTTTGGCGGGCACTTAATGCCGGGTACAGAGATCTTTGCGGCA harbors:
- a CDS encoding PPC domain-containing DNA-binding protein, translated to MHIKPKPGRLFIGRFESGENLLEALTSFCKKENIRLGVFNVIGAVRNVKLGYYEQSTKKYTDCASIDKKLEISNCTGNISLKDGEILVHAHITLADFEGKAFGGHLMPGTEIFAAEYFIQELTGGELNRVKDEKTGLPLWG